The following nucleotide sequence is from Gordonia jinghuaiqii.
CGGATCGACCGGCTCGACGTCACCGCGATACCGCTCGGTGGCACGCGCGTCGAGGAGATGAGCCGGACCCGAGGCGACGTCGTCGATCGTCGCCACCGGCAGACGATCCGGGGTCAGGGTCACGCGACCCGCACGCGGGGTGCCGCCGTCGCCCGTCGTCGTCCGCAGTCCCTCGCCGCGCCAGGCCGCGAGTCCGCCGTCGAGCAGGCGGACATCGGCGACCCCGGCCCACCGAAGCAACCACCACGCGCGGGCTGCGGCCAGGTTGCCCGAGTCGTCGTAGACCACCACCGGGACGCCGTCGTTGATCCCCCATCGTCGCGCTGCCTCTTGCAGGTCTGCCGGCGCGGGCAACGGGTGGCGACCACCGACCGGCCCCGACGGAGGCGCGGCGAGTTCGGTGTCGAGGTCGACGTAGACCGCCCCGGGGATATGGCCTTCGCGATAGGCCGCGCGACCGTCGAAGTCACCGAGCTGCCACCGCACGTCCAGGACCACGGGCGGCGTGCCGAGCAGCATCTCGGCCAGGTCGAGCGGGCTGATCAGGACATCGCGCATGGCCGCGAGGGTACCAACGACGCCCGATGGAACAATGGGGACCGATCCCGCCCGACCCGGGCGTCGAACGTTTCACAACAATCAAGGGGTCCCCGCGTGGCGCTGTTTCCTGCGGTCGTCTTCGGCCTGCTCACCTTCTGGCTGCATCGCCGGCTGGTCCGCGCGACCGCGCTGGCCCGGCCGTGGTCGATCGTGGTCGACATCGTCCTGGTGGGGATGTGGGCACTCGCGCTCATCGGGTTCGCGTCCGGACGCGCGCTGGACCCGTCGTGGGCGCGGCCGGTCGGGACGATCGGCCTGATCTGGCTCGCGACCTTCTTCTACCTGTTCCTCGGCTTGGCGATCATCGGTCTGATCTCGTTCGGTGCGCACCTGATCCGCTGGGCGCGACGCCGCCTCGGTGGTGTGCAGGACACGCCCCAGCTCGCCGGACGCCGCCTACGACGGATTCGGATCGCCACCTCGACCGTGGTCGTGGTGGCACTCGCGGTCACCGGCTACGGAGTGTGGGAGGCCTCGCGCCCGCAGGTGGTCGAGGTCAGCGCCACCCTCGATGATCTACCCGAGCAGTTCGACGGCCTGCGCATCGCCGTGGTGTCCGACCTCCATGTCGGCCCGGCGCGCGACGCGTCGTTCACCCGCGGCGTCGTCGACAAGATCAATGAGCAGCACCCGGACCTGGTGGTCCTCGTCGGCGACCTCACCGACGGCACCATCCCGCACGTCCGCGACACCCTCGCACCTCTCGCCGACCTGAAGGCACCGCTGGGCGTCTTCGGGGTCAGCGGCAACCACGAGTACTACGCCGACGACGGCGGACGGTGGCTCGACGTCTGGGAGGAATACGGGGTGCGCACGCTGAGAAACTCCCGCGTCCCGCTCGAGCGCAACGGTGCCACCATCGAGCTCGCCGGGGTCTACGACGCCACCGCACCGGAGCCGTACGAGCCGGATCTGCCTGCCGCGCTTGCCGGTTCCTCGCCCGACGACTTCGTGCTCCTGCTCGCGCATCAGCCCAAGCAAGCCGTCGAAGCGTCCGACCTCGGCGTCGACCTGCAGTTCTCGGGCCACACCCATGGCGGCCAGCTCTGGCCGATCCGCTATCTCGTCCCGCTGCAACAGCCGTCGGTCATCGGTCTGGACGAGGTCGGCGACACCACGCTGTACACGACCCGCGGCGCCGGGGCCTGGGGCCCGCCCGTGCGCGTCCTCGCGCCGCCGGAGATCACGATTCTCACGCTCGGCTCCGCCGGCTGACACACGACTTCAGCGCACAAAATCCGTTCGCGCTCACCCTTTTCGAGTGAGCGCGAACGGATCGTGTGATCTGCCCCGCCGGCCGAGTGGGCCCGAGGGCCGTATCGAGGTCAGGCGTTGACGTCCGACGGGTGCGTCGCGAGCGGCGTCACCTTGATGTCCATGTACGGGAACAACGGCAGGCCCGACAGCACGGTGTGCAGCTCATCGTTGGATTCGACGTCGAAGATCGAGTAATTGGAGTACTCGCCCACGATCCGCCAGATGTGCGGCCACTTGCCGGAGCGCTGGAGGTCCTGCGAGTACGCCTTCTCCCGCGCGACGGTGTCAGCACGTACATCCGGGTCGAGATCGTCGGGGATGTTGACGTCCATCCGCACGTGGAACAGCATTACTTCGCCGGATCCAGGACGAAGTCGTAGTCGACCGTGAAGCCGCCCTTGCCGTCTTCCTTCGGGTCGAGGATCAGCTCGGGCTTCACGGCGCTGGCGACGTCGTCGTCGTTGTGCGCGTCACCGGGGAAGTACAGCTGCGCGGTGAGCTGCTCGTGGCCGGGCGCCGACACCTTGAGGTGCAGGTGCGCGGGACGCCAGGGGTGCCAGCCCGCTGCCGAGATCATCTTTCCGCACGAACCGTCGGTCGGGATCATGTACGGCGCCGGACGGATCGTGGTGATCTCGAAGCGGCCCTCGTCGTCGGCGGTGAAGGTCGCACGCAGGTTCCACTCCGGGATACCCGGCGCGAACTGCGAGTAGAAGCCGTCGTCGTCGGCGTGCCACAGCTCGACCTTGGCACCGGCGAGCGGGGTGCCATCGCACGAACGGACCTGGCCGCTCCACAGCAGCGGATCGCCCTTCTCGTTCTCGCGCATCGGCACGGCACCCTTGGAGCCCTGCTCGGGCGCGTTCGGCACGTAGTACGGGCCCTCGATGCTGCCCTTGTTGCCCTCACGGTGCTCGGTCGCCACATCCTCGACGACGTGCTCGACCCACACGTCGAGGAAGAGCGGCCACTCACCGTCTTCACCGACGTTGATGAGCCATGCCTTGAGGGCGTTGTACTCGTCGTAGGTCACCTTGTGCTTGCGGATCGTGGCGTGGACGCCTTCGAGGACCTCGTTGATGAGGGTGGCCACCCGCTCCGGCGGCGTGTTCTTGACGGCCTCGAAGGGCGACTTGTCGGCGTGGAACCGCTCGGTGGCGGACGCGCCGGAAGCGGCAGCGGTGGCGACCTGGTCGGTGTGCTCGGTTGTGGTCATGACATCTCTCCTTGCTGTTCTTCGTGGGGCTGCCACGAAATGGATTGGTGCGGTTCGGGTTCAGCTGTCGGTGCGGTAGCGCTCGAGTTTGTCCGGGTCGATCTCGAAGCCGATGCCCGGTGCGGTCGACCGGTGCAGGTGACCGTCGCGGATCTGCAACGACTCGGTCAGCAGGTCATCGCTCATGTCGAGGAAGTTCGACAGTTCACCCGCGTAGCGCGAGGTCAGCTCGAAGGCGCTGCCGAAGGCGAGGGCGCAAGCCGTCCCGACCTGTCCGTCGATCTGATTGCCCATCACCACCGGCACCCCGAGCCCCTCCGCGAGGTGATGGGTCCGACGCGAGGTGGTGAAACCGGTACGGGCGGTCTTGATGCTGATCGCGGTCGCGGAGCGACCGAGGATCTCACGCGTCACGTCGGCCGGGGTCGGCACCGACTCGTCGGCGATGAACGGCACGTCGAGCTGCTCGACGAGCCACCGGCGGCCGAGCACATCGGCTGCGTCGCAGAGTTCTTCGGCGAACAGCAGGTCGAGGTCGGCCATCTCCCTCATCGCCCGCAGCGATTCTGCCGCGGTCCAGCCACGGTTGCCGTCGACGTACAGCTCGACCTCGTCGCCGAAACGTTCGCGCAGTGCGCGCACGACCGCGGTGTCGAGGGTGACGGGATGCCGGCCGACCTTCACCTTGAAGGTGTGGATTCCGTAGGTCTCGACCATCTTCTCGGCTTCGGCGACCATCGCGGCGGGTTCGGCGAAACCGAGCATGTGGCTCACGCGCATCCGGTCGGTGAAACCGCCGAGCATGTCACCCACCGGGAGTCCCAGGACTTTGCCGAGCGCATCCCAGATCGCCATGTCCACAGCGGATTTGGCGGCCGGATTGCCGACCGTCTTGGCGAGGCGGGCGGCGACCACCTCACGTTCGAGAAGGGTGAGACCCACGATCGCCGGAGCGAAGATGGTGTTGATCACGGCGAGGATGCCGTCTTGCGTCTCCCCGTAGGTGAACGGGCGCGGAGGCGCCTCGGCGACGCCGACCACACCCGCATCGGTGTGCACGCGCACCAGCACGTGATTCGCCTCGTACACCTCGCCGGAGGCGAACTTGAGCGGTTTCACGTACGGGATCGCGAATGGAATTGCCTCTACGCGTGTGATTTTCATGATCCATCTCCAAACTTGGCGCTGAGCGCAGCATCGATCGGGCGGGCCTGAGCGGGGTGGACGGTGCCGGGACGGACGGTGCCGGGGTGGATGGCGAAGGCCGCCGCGATCACGTCGGCCACCGCACCGATGACGGGGTCTGCGCCTCCGGCGCGCCAGGCCAGGGCGACCTCGACGGTGTCGGCGTCGACGAGATCCCGCACGACGAGCCCGTCGAGCGGTAGTGACCGCACCGAGGCCGGGAGCACCGAGACCCCGAGTCCCGCCGCGACGAGGGCCAGCAGCACCGCGGTACCGGACGCCTCATGCGCGCGATCCGGCACGAAGCCCGCCGCGCGACAGGCCCTCATCGCGGCCTCGTTGACCGCGGAGTCACGGCTGTCGTACATCACGAACGGCTCGTTGCGCAGATCGGTGACGGAGACGACCGGCTCGACGGCGAGGCGGTGATCGACCGACACCGCGAGCACCATGGGCTCGACGTCGATGACCCGCATCTCGATGTCCTCGCCGACTGTCGGCGGACGCAGCACCCCGAGGTCGAGAGTCCCGGTGCGGATGGCCTCACACTGAACCGGCGTGAGCATGTCGGAGGAGATGCGGAGATCCACATCCGGCAACTCCCGCTTGACCACCCGCGCGATACGCGGCAGGTGCGAGAAGGCGGCGATGCCGGTGAGGCCGAGACGTACCAGCCCGCTGCGGCCGGCCGCGATTCGGCGAACCCCGTCCACGGCGTCGTCCACCCCGGCCAGGATCCGTTCGGCCTGAACCCTCAGGTATTCCCCTGCCGGTGTCAGCGACACCTGCCGGGTGGTCCGGGTGAACAGCGTGACATCGAGCTCGGATTCGAGCTGGCGGATGGCGTACGACAGCGCGGGCTGCGCGACATGCAGGGACGCCGCAGCCTGGCCGAAGTGGCATGTGTCGGCCACCGCGGCGAAGTAACGCAAGTGCCGTAGCTCCATGACCTGGCCTTATCTGGTACCCGTACGCGATTGGGACCCGGCATGTGACCGGGACCACGCCTCTACGGTAAGGCCAGAGATACATACATGACAATGACACAATTTGTACTTATTCATGGATTCTGGTTATCAATGAGGTACTGGGTCAGGACTGGTGATTTGCCTAGTGTGATCGCCGACACGTGATGCGAGAGTGCAAAGAGCACCCACATCTGGAGGTACAAGACATGACCGCGTCCGTAACGGAACACCTGCACCACGTGAACTCTGTCCTCGGCGACGCGGTCGTCGACGACAAGGAATCCGGCGTCTACCGTGCCAACCGAAGGATCTTCACCGACGAGGACATCTTCGAGCTGGAGATGAAGCACATCTTCGAGGGCAACTGGATCTACCTGGCCCACGAGAGCCAGCTTCCCGATCCGGGCGACTACTTCACCACCTACATCGGCCGGCAGCCGGTGGTCATCACCCGCGACAAGAGCGGCGAGCTGCACTGCCTGATCAATGCCTGCGCCCACCGCGGCGCCATGGTCTGCCGTCGCAAGACCGACAACCGGATGACCCTCACCTGCCCCTTCCACGGCTGGACGTTCCGCAACGACGGCACCCTCCTGAAGGTCAAGGACCCCGACGGCGCCGGCTACCCGGACACCTTCGACGTCGACGGCTCGCACAACATGACCAAGGTCGCCCGCTTCGACAGCTACCGCGGTTTTCTGTTCGGCAGCCTGAACGACGACGTGACCTCGCTCGAGGACCACCTCGGTGACACCCGCATCGTCATCGACATGCTCGTCGACCAGTCCCCCGATGGCCTCGAAGTGCTGCGCGGAGCATCGACCTACACCTACGACGGCAACTGGAAGGTCCAGGCGGAGAACGGTGCCGACGGTTATCACGTCACCGCCACGCACTGGAACTATGCGGCCACCACGTCGCGGCGTGGCACGGGTGAGTCGAAGAACGACACCAAGGCGCTCGACGCCGGTGGGTGGGGAAAATCAGGCGGCGGCTACTGGTCGTACCCCAATGGCCATCTGTGCCTGTGGACCTGGGCGGCCAACCCGCAGGACCGGCCCCTCTGGGACAAGATGGACGAGCTGAAGGACAAGTTCGGCGATGCCAAGGGCGAGTTCATGGTGAAGGGTTCGCGCAACCTCTGCCTGTACCCGAATGTGTATCTGATGGATCAGTTCTCCACGCAGATCCGCCACTTCCGGCCGATCGCGCCGGACAAGACCGAGGTGACGATCTACTGCATCGCACCCAAGGGCGAGAGCGATTCGGCTCGCGCACACCGCATCCGTCAGTACGAGGACTTCTTCAACGCCTCCGGCATGGCCACCCCCGATGATCTGGAGGAGTTCCGCTCCTGCCAGCTCACGTTCCGGGCGCAGGCAGCTCCGTGGAACGACATGAGCCGCGGAGCGCAGCACTGGCTGACCGGGCCCGACGACGTCGCCAAGACGCTCGGCATGACCGGCGTCATCTCGGCGGGCGTCAAGAACGAGGACGAGGGCCTGTACCCCGTTCAGCACGGCTACTGGCTGGAGACCATGCGCGCCGCCGCTGCCGCCGAAGAAGCAGCGATCGCCGACCGGCACTGAGCCGGATCAGACCCAAAGGGAAGACGATGACCACCGCAGACACGAATCCCACCACAGACGCACATGCCACGGCGGCGGGCACCGAATCCGGCGCCGGCGGAAAACTGATCACCCAGAACATGATCGAGCAGTTCCTCTACCGCGAGGCGCGCTACCTCGACGACCGTGAGTTCGAGAAGTGGCTCGAGTGTTATGCCGACGACGTCGTCTACTGGATGCCGTCGTGGGACGACGCCGACCGTCTCACCGAGGACCCGCAGCGCGAGATCTCGCTCATCTACTACGGCAACAAGGGCGGCCTCGAGGACCGGGTCTTCCGTATCCGGACCGAACGGTCCTCGGCGACATCGCTGCCGGAGGCCCGGACGAGTCACAACATCAGCAACGTCGAGGTCATCGAACGTCGCGGGGATCTGGTCGACGTCCGATTCAACTGGCACACGATGTATTTCCGCTACAACACCATCGACCCGTACTACGGCACATCGTTCTACACGATCGACTTCTCCGGCGCGCAACCCCTGATCCGGCGCAAGACGATCGTGCTGAAGAACGACTACATCCACCACGTGGTGGACGTGTATCACTTCTGACCCCGTGCCCGTCTGACCGTATTTCTGTCCGACCATCTGCCCCGGAACCCACCGAGACGATCGACCACGAGGACCCGTCCATGACTGTCATCACCGACGCGGGTGCCGGCACCACCGCCCACACCGACGCGAACACCCACCAGGTGGCGCTGTCCTTCGAGGACGGGGTCACCCGGTTCATCACCTGCCGCGAGGACCAGACCGTCGCCGACGCGTCGTACCGGCAGCGCATCAACATCCCGCTCGACTGTCGGGACGGAGCCTGCGGAACCTGTAAGGCGTTCTGCGAGTCGGGCGATTACGACGGCGGCACCTACATCGACGATGCGCTCTCCGAGGACGAGTCCGCCGAAGGTTATGCACTCCCCTGCTGCATGAAGCCCAAATCGGATCTGGTGCTGCAGATCTCGGCGACCTCGGAGATCGCGAAGACCCAGGCCTCGAGTTTCACCGGCACCGTCGTCGAACTGGAACGTCTCTCCGAGTCGACGATGCGCCTGGGAATCCGCATCGAGAACCGCGGCCAGTTGGCCTTCCTGCCAGGGCAGTACGTGAACATCGCGATCCCCGGCACCGACGACGGTTCCGGAGCGCCGGTGAACCGCTCGTATTCGTTCGCCAACGAACCGCACGAGGATCGGCTGATCTTCCTGATCAAGCTCACTCCGGGCGGAGCGATGTCGACCTACCTGACCGAACGAGCGGTACGCGGTGAGGAGGTCACCTTCACGGGCCCGCACGGCTCGTTCTTCCTGCGGGAGGCCACGCGTCCGATCCTGTTGCTGGCCGGCGGAACCGGACTGGCCCCGATCCTGTCGATGCTGCGAAAGTTGCACGCCGACAAGAGCCCTCGCAGGGCCCACCTGATCTACGGCGTCTCCTCCGACACCGATCTGGTGGCGATAGACGAGATCGAGTACCTCGCCGACCAGCTGCCCGGATTCACCTGGGACCACTGTGTCTCCGATCCGGCGAGCACCGCGGTCAACAAGGGCTACGTGACGAGCCTGATCGAACCGGCGCACCTCTACGACGGCGATGTCGCGATCTACCTGTGCGGCCCGCCGCCGATGGTGGAGGCCGTGCGCAAGCACGTCGCGGAAGCCGGCATCGAGCCCACCGGTTTCTACTACGAGAAGTTCGCTCTGGCCGCGCAACCCCCGGCGGCCCGGGCCGAGGCCGGCAGCGTCGAGAACACCGAGGTCCTCAGCGAAGAGGCCATCGCCGAGGACACCTCCGCGACAGACATCTCCGCCCAGCACACCTCCGGCCAGGCCGCCTCGGTCGTCGTATCGCCCGGGTCGACCCCTGCCGACGCCGACGAGCCCGTCCTCATGGCTGCCGACGCCCGTGCGATCGCCGGCCAGACGGTCTTTCCGCCCGCCGACCTCGGCGTGTGGTCGGGTACGCGGACCGCCGCGGCAGAGGACGATTCACTGGTGCGGATCGCCGGGCAACGCCTGTGGCGCGGTGACATCGGCGAACGGGATCTCGACCCCGACGCCGGTGCTCTCCAGCCCACGGCGTCGCAACCGTCGGGGCCGGCGCGCTCGATCGCCGGTCAGGAGATCTTCGCTGCGGCGGACATCGCCCAGCTCCACAACCCTGCCCCGGTTGCCGTCGCGGCCGCACACGGTGAGGTCACAGGCGGGGAGGTCGCAGACGGGGAGGCTGCCCCCACCGTCGTCGGGTCGCAGGGCTACCAGATCGGCGAGGAGCATCCCGCGATCCACGAATCCGATGCACTCTTCGAGGCCCGTGCCGCTCTCGAACTCGGCGCTCTGGAACTGACTTTCGGCCGGCTGTCCAGTCAGCAGCTCACCGGTTACCGGTTGCTCGCCGACGCCACGGTCCCCTACGTGGACGGAGATCGGTTCGTCGACGCGGCCCAGTACACCGAGACCAACGCCGCATTCCACGACTATCTGTTCACCCTCACCGGCAACGACCACCTCCTCGAGGCGTACAAGGCCCTGGGTGTGAAGGGCCGGATGAGCGAGGTGTTGCGGAACGCCACGTGGTGCCACCCCCTGTGCGCGCAGGATCACCTCGACATCGTGTCGGCCTTCGAGAGTGGCGACCACGACGCGGCACGCGCCCTGATCTCCGCCCACGCCGACCGGTCCAAGCAGACGATGCGTCGGGCGATGGCCGACGAGATGGCTGCGCGCCGTCCGCGTTTCGTCACCCCGGGACGTTTCGCCGGTAAGGTCGTCGTGATCACCGGTGCCGCACAGGGTATCGGCGAGCACGCGGCGCGCCGGATCAGTGCGGAGGGCGGCAAGGTCGTTCTCGCCGACCGGTCCGAGCTCGTCGACGAGGTTGCCCGCGATCTCGAGTTGTCCGGTCCGGGTGCGGTGTCGGCCATCGCCGACCTCGAGACCTATGACGGCGCCGAGTCCGTCGTCCGCCGTGCGGTCGCGTCGTACGGTCGTGTGGATGTCCTGATCAACAACGTGGGCGGCGCGATCAACTTCAAACCGTTCACCGAGTTCTCCGCGGAGCAGATCCGCGCCGAGATCGACCGCTCGCTGATGACCACCTTGTACGCGTGCCGGGCGGTGTTGCCGTCGATGACCCGCAACGGCGGCGGGGTGATCGTCAACGTGTCCTCCGCCGCCACCCGCGGCATCCACCGCGTGCCGTATTCGGCGGCGAAGGGGGCCGTCAACGCGATGACCGCCTCTTTGGCCATGGAGTATGCCGACGACGGCATCCGGGTGGTTGCCACCGCACCGGGCGGAACCGAGGCACCACCACGCCGGATATCCCGCGGCACTCCCGAGCCGCGCAACGAGACCGAGGCGCAGTGGTTCCAGGCGCACATCGACCAGACGGTGTCGTCGTCGCTGATGAACCGGTACGGCACGCTCGACGAGCAGGCCGCCGCCATCTGCTTCCTCGCTTCGGATGAGGCGTCGTACATCACCGGAAGTGTGCTGCCGGTAGCCGGAGGCGATCAGGGTTAGACAGCCGGAGGCGATCAGGGTTGGACAGCCGGAGGCGATCAGGGTTGGACAGCCGGAGGCGATCAGGGTTGGACAGCCGGAGGCGATCAGGGCTGAGCGGACCTGGCCCTAGTATGGAGCGATGATGGTCACCGCCGCGTGTGTCGGCCGCGACCGCGAGATCGAGGTGTTGTTCTCGCGGCTGCGGTCGGTGGCGAGTGCGGAGTTCCTCGCCGTCACCGGGGATCCGGGCAGCGGAAAGTCCACGCTGCTCGACCATCTGGTCCGGCGGCGGCTGGCGTCGGCGGAGTCCGGCCCGACGCTGTGGGCGCGGGTGACACCGTGGCAGGCCGAGGTTTCCGGCTCACTGGTCCGGCAACTCGTCCAGCACGTCGGAGACGCCCGCGAATCGTCCACCGAGGATGACGATCTGGTCGGCATGCTCGACGCCGCGGTGCGATGTGACACGGATGCAACGACACTCGTGGCGATCGACGACGCCGACCTGGCCGATGAGGAGTCGATCCGGGCGCTGGTCACCCTGACGCGGGACCATCGCGCGAGGCGTCTGCTGATCGTCGTGACGACGACGCGCCCCGGCGCGGGGCTCGCCGGACTGACGTTCGACGAGCTGCGACTCGCGGGCGTCGGCCCGGAAGGTACCGCCGACATCGCCGCGCAACGCGGCATCGTGCTCCACCCCGCCATGCGACAGGAACTGACGCGCCACACCGCGGGCAACCCGCGCGACATCGTGGCACTTCTCGACGAGGTTCCCGCGAGCACCTGGGCGCGCAGCGGCACGCAGCTCCCGGCTCCGCGATACATCGTCGAGAACGTACGAATGTCGCTGCCGGAGAGCAGAACCCCGGACCGCGCGCTCATCGAGGCCCTGGCCATCCTCGACGATGCCGAACCATTGTCCACCGCAGTCGAACTCGCCGGCATCGACGATCCGCTGGATGCGCTCGACGCGGCCCGGCGCACCGGTCTGGTGACCGCCGAAGGCGCGCTGACACCTGCCGAGGCACAGCCGCGGATCGTCACCCCGATGGTGCGTGCCGCAGTCCTGGAGGTCTTGGGGATGAAGGCCGTGGGTGAGGCGCATCGGCGTGCCGCGGAGGTGGTCGCCGACCCCGCGCGCCGCCTGCACCATCGTGTCGCCGCGACCCCCACCGCAGACGCCGACCTCGCCGACGCACTCGCGGAGCTGGCCCGTACCCGTGGCGCCGATGGCGCGTGGGCGGAGGCAGCGGGACTCTACCGCCAGTCCGGCAGGCTCACGCCGGAACCGCTGCAGCGTGACACGCGGGTGACCCTCGCGGTGGATTCGCTTCTGGCCGCGGGCGATTGTGTCGGCGCGGGGGCTCTGGTCCCGACCGTGGAGAGCCTGCGGGAGACCCCACTGCGAAATGCCACGCTGGCCTACCTCGCCATCCTGCGCGGACGGTCGGCGGAGGCGCAGCTGCGCCTCGACCGCGCGTGGGGAATCGTGAGCGTCGAACGTGAACCAGAGGTCGCCGCCCTCATCGCCCAACGTCATGTGTTGCACAACCTGGTCCGATGCCAGGGCGCCGAGCTGGTCACGTGGGCCGACCGCGCCATGGACATGGCCGAATCCGGGTCGGCGGCGCGCGTGGAGGCCGCGGTCATCCGCGGGCTCGGCCTGGCGTGGTCGGGTCATCCGGATGCGGCCCGCGCCGAATACGAGTCCGTGTCCGAGCGGATCAGGTTCGGCGCGCAGGCCCAGCGGGCCATCATGGGACGCGGGTGGTTACAGCTCGGGCTCGACGAGATCGACGCCGCACGAACCAATCTGGAGTCCGCGGTGTCGATGGCGCAACTCGGCGGGTCCACCCGGATCTCGTTGTGGGCGCTGGCCTGGCTGGCGAGGGTGCAGTTCCTCACCGGCGACTGGGACGAGGCGATGCGCAGCGTCGACGAAGGCCGGCGGCTGGCACGCAGCAGCGGCATCGCCCTGGCCACGCCGCTGTTGAATTGGACTGCGAGCCAGATCTTTTCACTTCGGGGAGACTGGGAGGACGCGCACCGCAGCGTGGCGCAGAGCACCACGTCGATCGGCGATTACGAGATCATGCGCATCCCCGAACTACTCGCACGAGCCCAACTCGCCGAGGCCGGAGCCGATTACGGCAAGGTGCGACGAATCCTCGGGCCGCTGGAGAAGATGGCCGAAACCGTTCCCGCGCTGTCCGAACCCGGTTTGTGGCCGTGGGTCGATGCACTCGCGAATGCGCAGGTCATCGAAGGTCAGTACGACGCCGCGGACAGATTGCTCCGCACCTACGAGGAGCGGGCGGCCGAACGCGGGCACCGGTCGTCGGCTGCCCGGCTGAAGAGTGCACGCGGGCGCCACCTGGGTGCGACCGGCGACATTCACGGCGCGCGAAGGACTTTCGAAGAAGGCATCGAGCTGCTGGACGGCCTCGGGATGCGGTACGACCAGGCGCGCGTCAATTTCGCGTACGGTCAGACGTTGCGCCGCGCAGGCAAACGCCGTGCCGCCGATGCCGTG
It contains:
- the benC gene encoding benzoate 1,2-dioxygenase electron transfer component BenC, with the translated sequence MTVITDAGAGTTAHTDANTHQVALSFEDGVTRFITCREDQTVADASYRQRINIPLDCRDGACGTCKAFCESGDYDGGTYIDDALSEDESAEGYALPCCMKPKSDLVLQISATSEIAKTQASSFTGTVVELERLSESTMRLGIRIENRGQLAFLPGQYVNIAIPGTDDGSGAPVNRSYSFANEPHEDRLIFLIKLTPGGAMSTYLTERAVRGEEVTFTGPHGSFFLREATRPILLLAGGTGLAPILSMLRKLHADKSPRRAHLIYGVSSDTDLVAIDEIEYLADQLPGFTWDHCVSDPASTAVNKGYVTSLIEPAHLYDGDVAIYLCGPPPMVEAVRKHVAEAGIEPTGFYYEKFALAAQPPAARAEAGSVENTEVLSEEAIAEDTSATDISAQHTSGQAASVVVSPGSTPADADEPVLMAADARAIAGQTVFPPADLGVWSGTRTAAAEDDSLVRIAGQRLWRGDIGERDLDPDAGALQPTASQPSGPARSIAGQEIFAAADIAQLHNPAPVAVAAAHGEVTGGEVADGEAAPTVVGSQGYQIGEEHPAIHESDALFEARAALELGALELTFGRLSSQQLTGYRLLADATVPYVDGDRFVDAAQYTETNAAFHDYLFTLTGNDHLLEAYKALGVKGRMSEVLRNATWCHPLCAQDHLDIVSAFESGDHDAARALISAHADRSKQTMRRAMADEMAARRPRFVTPGRFAGKVVVITGAAQGIGEHAARRISAEGGKVVLADRSELVDEVARDLELSGPGAVSAIADLETYDGAESVVRRAVASYGRVDVLINNVGGAINFKPFTEFSAEQIRAEIDRSLMTTLYACRAVLPSMTRNGGGVIVNVSSAATRGIHRVPYSAAKGAVNAMTASLAMEYADDGIRVVATAPGGTEAPPRRISRGTPEPRNETEAQWFQAHIDQTVSSSLMNRYGTLDEQAAAICFLASDEASYITGSVLPVAGGDQG
- a CDS encoding helix-turn-helix transcriptional regulator — translated: MMVTAACVGRDREIEVLFSRLRSVASAEFLAVTGDPGSGKSTLLDHLVRRRLASAESGPTLWARVTPWQAEVSGSLVRQLVQHVGDARESSTEDDDLVGMLDAAVRCDTDATTLVAIDDADLADEESIRALVTLTRDHRARRLLIVVTTTRPGAGLAGLTFDELRLAGVGPEGTADIAAQRGIVLHPAMRQELTRHTAGNPRDIVALLDEVPASTWARSGTQLPAPRYIVENVRMSLPESRTPDRALIEALAILDDAEPLSTAVELAGIDDPLDALDAARRTGLVTAEGALTPAEAQPRIVTPMVRAAVLEVLGMKAVGEAHRRAAEVVADPARRLHHRVAATPTADADLADALAELARTRGADGAWAEAAGLYRQSGRLTPEPLQRDTRVTLAVDSLLAAGDCVGAGALVPTVESLRETPLRNATLAYLAILRGRSAEAQLRLDRAWGIVSVEREPEVAALIAQRHVLHNLVRCQGAELVTWADRAMDMAESGSAARVEAAVIRGLGLAWSGHPDAARAEYESVSERIRFGAQAQRAIMGRGWLQLGLDEIDAARTNLESAVSMAQLGGSTRISLWALAWLARVQFLTGDWDEAMRSVDEGRRLARSSGIALATPLLNWTASQIFSLRGDWEDAHRSVAQSTTSIGDYEIMRIPELLARAQLAEAGADYGKVRRILGPLEKMAETVPALSEPGLWPWVDALANAQVIEGQYDAADRLLRTYEERAAERGHRSSAARLKSARGRHLGATGDIHGARRTFEEGIELLDGLGMRYDQARVNFAYGQTLRRAGKRRAADAVIGTARDLYLALGATTYVERCDRELKAGGLASSRIDSRSDNHGSARDSGPELTPQEEAVATLVARGLANREVAAELFISPKTVQYHLTRIYAKLGLRSRAELAASRR